Proteins encoded by one window of Streptomyces sp. NBC_01571:
- a CDS encoding NlpC/P60 family protein, whose protein sequence is MGSHRRRAPSGSDRGASAAGIAGITATVMSVAAAALGAVPAAAAPQDDTRAEVDRLYTQAEKATEAFNKAGERAGSLRKEVRTAQDRIARQQERINTMRDALGSLAVAQYRAGGLDPSLALLFSDNPAEYLDKAAVLDRITAHQAEELKDLQLAMRDLAQERKEATGKLAELERSSRAVAHHKRTVERKLTEARRLLNSLPDAMRDAYDRASRSGRPGIPDLGGAVPSSGRAAAALAAARSALGRPYVWGANGPGGFDCSGLMQWSYARAGVGLPRTSQEQRYAGHQVPLSQALPGDLVTYRSDASHVAMYAGNGQVIHAPYPGAAVRYDPVGMMPISSVTRV, encoded by the coding sequence GTGGGGTCCCATCGCCGCCGTGCACCGTCCGGGTCCGACCGGGGCGCAAGCGCCGCGGGCATCGCCGGCATCACCGCCACCGTGATGTCCGTGGCCGCCGCAGCCCTCGGTGCCGTACCGGCCGCCGCAGCACCGCAGGACGACACCCGGGCCGAGGTGGACCGTCTCTACACCCAGGCGGAGAAGGCCACCGAGGCATTCAACAAGGCCGGCGAACGCGCCGGTTCGCTGCGCAAGGAGGTGCGGACGGCGCAGGACCGGATCGCCCGCCAGCAGGAGCGCATCAACACGATGCGGGACGCGCTCGGTTCGCTCGCCGTGGCCCAGTACCGCGCGGGTGGCCTCGACCCCTCCCTCGCGCTGCTCTTCTCCGACAACCCGGCCGAATACCTCGACAAGGCCGCCGTGCTGGACCGGATCACCGCCCACCAGGCGGAGGAACTCAAGGACCTCCAGCTCGCCATGCGCGATCTCGCCCAGGAGCGGAAGGAGGCGACCGGGAAACTCGCCGAGCTGGAGCGGAGCAGCAGGGCCGTCGCCCACCACAAGCGGACCGTCGAGCGGAAACTCACCGAGGCGCGGCGGCTGCTCAACTCGCTGCCCGACGCCATGCGCGACGCCTACGACCGGGCCTCGCGCTCCGGACGCCCCGGCATCCCCGACCTCGGAGGCGCCGTGCCCTCCTCGGGCCGGGCCGCCGCGGCCCTCGCCGCGGCCCGCTCCGCGCTCGGCCGCCCGTACGTGTGGGGCGCCAACGGGCCCGGCGGCTTCGACTGTTCGGGCCTCATGCAGTGGTCGTACGCGCGGGCCGGGGTCGGTCTGCCGCGCACGTCGCAGGAGCAGCGGTACGCCGGACACCAGGTGCCGCTCTCCCAGGCCCTCCCCGGCGACCTGGTCACCTACCGGTCGGACGCGAGTCATGTGGCGATGTACGCGGGCAACGGGCAGGTGATCCACGCGCCCTATCCCGGGGCCGCCGTGCGCTACGACCCGGTGGGCATGATGCCGATCTCGTCCGTGACGCGGGTCTGA
- a CDS encoding rhomboid family intramembrane serine protease: MIGNWRTTVGRTVRAQSAPVAYGLIVLCCVIFVIGPASGFNPTYGTGDELLVAQRAYFRRWGVVPTDLLSGTPGALLTPATALFIHGSWLHLLGNMLFFYVFGAMTEERMGHFEFALFYVGCGYLALVGYAVANSTSEQTLVGASGAISAVLGAFLYLFPKARVTSLFPFLFFLPLRFPAWIVLPFWAALQWLAAGRSPSGPGVAYLAHLVGFSLGFLYAWVRFRRPTRVKVPAAAPEGENQP, translated from the coding sequence ATGATCGGCAACTGGAGGACGACGGTCGGCAGGACGGTGCGGGCCCAGTCCGCGCCCGTGGCGTACGGGCTGATCGTCCTGTGCTGTGTGATCTTCGTGATCGGCCCGGCGTCGGGGTTCAATCCGACGTACGGCACCGGTGACGAGCTGCTCGTCGCGCAGCGGGCCTACTTCCGGCGCTGGGGCGTGGTGCCCACCGACCTGCTCAGCGGGACTCCGGGCGCCCTGCTGACCCCCGCCACGGCCCTGTTCATCCACGGCAGCTGGCTCCACCTCCTGGGCAACATGCTCTTCTTCTACGTCTTCGGGGCCATGACCGAGGAACGCATGGGCCACTTCGAGTTCGCCCTCTTCTACGTCGGCTGCGGCTATCTCGCGCTGGTCGGCTACGCGGTCGCCAACTCCACCTCCGAACAGACCCTGGTCGGTGCCTCGGGAGCGATCTCCGCGGTCCTCGGAGCGTTCCTCTACCTTTTCCCCAAGGCCCGGGTGACCAGTCTCTTCCCGTTCCTCTTCTTCCTGCCGCTGCGCTTCCCCGCCTGGATCGTGCTGCCGTTCTGGGCGGCGCTGCAGTGGCTGGCGGCGGGCCGCAGCCCCTCGGGCCCCGGGGTCGCCTATCTGGCGCACCTGGTGGGCTTCTCGCTGGGCTTCCTCTACGCGTGGGTGCGCTTCCGGCGGCCGACTAGAGTGAAAGTCCCAGCAGCGGCCCCCGAGGGAGAAAACCAGCCGTGA
- a CDS encoding Lrp/AsnC family transcriptional regulator — MITAIVLIKTSVDRIPEIAESIAALDSVSEVFSVTGTYDLIAMVRVKAHDDLADVIPGSISKIPGVEGTDTHVAFRTYSQHDLEAAFAIGLDS, encoded by the coding sequence GTGATCACCGCGATCGTGCTCATCAAGACCAGCGTGGACCGGATCCCCGAGATCGCCGAGTCGATCGCCGCGCTGGACAGTGTCAGCGAGGTCTTCTCCGTCACCGGCACGTACGACCTGATCGCCATGGTCCGGGTCAAGGCCCACGACGACCTGGCCGACGTCATCCCCGGCAGCATCAGCAAGATCCCGGGGGTCGAGGGCACCGACACGCACGTCGCGTTCCGCACGTACTCGCAGCACGACCTGGAGGCGGCGTTCGCGATCGGCCTGGACTCCTGA
- a CDS encoding C40 family peptidase yields MASHRRPKQPSRTRVTVLTTAAAAAVALSANAANAAPSEKPSKDEVKAKVDALYEQAEQATEKLDGAKEKQDKLEKQISTLQDNVARGQQDLNELRDGLGSMASAQYRTGGIDPSVALFLSSNPDDYLDKASAMDQLSSQQVEALKKVQEKQRELAQQRQEASEKLKDLSDTRAELKKKKQEVQGKLASAQKLLNSLTAKEKAALDEAQSRATRASERTVLGSPGKAASGRAGAAFSAGQSKIGTPYVYGATGPGSFDCSGFTSWSYAQAGVSIPRTSESQATIGTRIYSQSDLQVGDLVFFFGDLHHVGLYAGNGQVLHAPRTGTVVRYESMSTIGGAFQFGVRV; encoded by the coding sequence GTGGCGTCCCACCGTCGACCCAAGCAGCCGAGCCGCACCCGTGTGACCGTGCTCACCACCGCCGCGGCGGCCGCCGTGGCCCTCAGCGCCAACGCCGCCAACGCCGCGCCCAGCGAGAAGCCGAGCAAGGACGAGGTCAAGGCCAAGGTCGACGCCCTCTACGAGCAGGCGGAGCAGGCCACCGAGAAGCTCGACGGGGCCAAGGAGAAGCAGGACAAGCTGGAGAAGCAGATCAGCACCCTGCAGGACAACGTCGCCCGCGGCCAGCAGGACCTCAACGAGCTGCGCGACGGCCTCGGTTCGATGGCCAGCGCCCAGTACCGCACCGGCGGCATCGACCCCTCCGTGGCGCTGTTCCTCTCCTCGAACCCGGACGACTACCTGGACAAGGCGTCCGCGATGGACCAGCTGAGCAGTCAGCAGGTCGAGGCGCTGAAGAAGGTCCAGGAGAAGCAGCGCGAGCTCGCCCAGCAGCGCCAGGAAGCGTCCGAGAAGCTCAAGGACCTCTCCGACACCCGCGCCGAGCTCAAGAAGAAGAAGCAGGAAGTCCAGGGCAAGCTCGCCTCCGCGCAGAAGCTCCTCAACTCCCTGACGGCCAAGGAGAAGGCGGCTCTCGACGAGGCGCAGTCGCGCGCCACCCGCGCCAGCGAGCGCACGGTCCTCGGCAGCCCCGGCAAGGCAGCCTCCGGGCGCGCCGGTGCCGCGTTCTCCGCCGGACAGAGCAAGATCGGCACCCCGTACGTCTACGGCGCCACCGGCCCCGGCTCCTTCGACTGCTCCGGTTTCACCTCCTGGTCCTACGCCCAGGCCGGTGTCTCCATCCCCCGGACCTCCGAATCGCAGGCCACCATAGGCACCCGCATCTACTCGCAGAGCGATCTGCAGGTCGGTGACCTGGTCTTCTTCTTCGGCGACCTGCACCACGTCGGGCTCTACGCGGGCAACGGCCAGGTGCTGCACGCCCCGCGTACCGGCACGGTCGTGCGCTACGAGTCGATGAGCACCATCGGCGGAGCGTTCCAGTTCGGCGTCCGGGTCTGA
- a CDS encoding aminotransferase class V-fold PLP-dependent enzyme, with protein MSVSTAAADQSVCAPLPVLGRDVTVPLVTGGEVTYAALDYAASAPALQRVWDDVAAYAPYYGSVHRGAGYLSQLSTDLFENARGTVAEFLDCREDDQVVFTRSTTDSLNLLAATLPADCQVFVFETEHHASLLPWQDARVTYLDAPRTPRQAVAVLERALADRDPHGPALVCVTGASNVTGELWPVRELAAAAHAHGARIVLDAAQLAPHHPVSVRDLDVDWVVFSGHKLYAPFGSGVLAGRSDWLREAEPYLAGGGASRKVARRADGGVDVEWHESAARHEAGSPNVIGAYSIASACKALTEEGFDRIVARERHLIRTVREGLAEVPAVRVLSLFGDDAPRVGVISFVVEGWNSSHFAAALSAEYGIGVRDGLFCAHPLLRTLLGSDPQTQGECGAPEAAPGEKSLNAIRVSFGAGTPDEHVERFVRAVKELVRDGAQWRYRTEGGRCVPAV; from the coding sequence ATGTCTGTCTCCACCGCTGCCGCCGACCAGTCCGTTTGTGCCCCGCTGCCCGTTCTGGGCCGTGATGTGACCGTCCCGCTCGTCACCGGTGGCGAGGTCACCTACGCCGCCCTCGACTACGCCGCCAGCGCCCCGGCCCTCCAGCGCGTCTGGGACGACGTCGCCGCGTACGCCCCGTACTACGGCAGCGTGCACCGCGGAGCCGGCTACCTCTCCCAGCTGTCCACCGACCTCTTCGAGAACGCCCGCGGGACCGTCGCGGAGTTCCTCGACTGCCGCGAGGACGACCAGGTCGTCTTCACCCGGTCGACGACCGACTCGCTCAACCTGCTCGCCGCCACCCTTCCGGCCGACTGCCAGGTCTTCGTCTTCGAGACCGAGCACCACGCCTCGCTGCTGCCGTGGCAGGACGCGCGGGTCACGTACCTCGACGCGCCCCGCACCCCGCGGCAGGCCGTCGCGGTCCTGGAGCGCGCCCTCGCCGACCGCGACCCCCACGGACCGGCCCTCGTCTGCGTCACCGGCGCCTCCAACGTCACCGGAGAGCTGTGGCCGGTGCGCGAGCTCGCCGCGGCGGCGCACGCCCACGGCGCCCGGATCGTCCTGGACGCCGCCCAGCTCGCCCCGCACCACCCGGTGTCCGTCCGTGACCTCGACGTCGACTGGGTCGTCTTCTCCGGGCACAAGCTGTACGCGCCCTTCGGTTCCGGTGTCCTGGCCGGCCGCTCCGACTGGCTGCGGGAGGCCGAGCCCTACCTCGCCGGCGGCGGCGCCAGCCGCAAGGTCGCCCGGCGCGCGGACGGTGGCGTCGACGTCGAGTGGCACGAGAGCGCGGCACGGCACGAGGCCGGGTCCCCCAACGTCATCGGCGCCTACTCCATCGCCTCCGCGTGCAAGGCGCTCACCGAGGAGGGCTTCGACCGGATCGTCGCCCGCGAGCGGCACCTGATCCGCACGGTCCGGGAGGGACTCGCCGAGGTGCCCGCCGTGCGCGTGCTGTCCCTGTTCGGCGACGACGCGCCGCGGGTCGGCGTCATCTCGTTCGTCGTCGAGGGCTGGAACAGCTCGCACTTCGCGGCGGCGCTCTCCGCCGAGTACGGCATCGGGGTGCGTGACGGTCTCTTCTGCGCGCATCCGCTGCTGCGCACGCTGCTCGGCAGCGACCCGCAGACCCAGGGCGAGTGCGGGGCCCCCGAGGCCGCGCCCGGCGAGAAGTCCCTCAACGCGATCCGCGTCAGCTTCGGGGCGGGCACCCCGGACGAGCACGTGGAGCGCTTCGTGCGCGCCGTGAAGGAGCTCGTGCGGGACGGTGCGCAGTGGCGCTACCGGACCGAGGGCGGTCGCTGCGTGCCCGCAGTCTGA
- a CDS encoding cytochrome bc complex cytochrome b subunit: MSTTTTSDSRSREKAPAGERVADWADGRLGIYSLAKANMRKIFPDHWSFMLGEICLYSFLIIILTGVYLTLFFHPSMNEVEYHGSYVPLQGQLMSEAFNSTMHISFEVRGGLLIRQIHHWAALIFLAGMFVHMMRVFFTGAFRKPREVNWLFGFLLFVLGMFTGFTGYSLPDDLLSGTGVRFMEGAVLSVPIVGTYLSFFLFGGQFPGGDFVARFYSVHVLLLPGIMLGLVVGHLILVFYHKHTQFAGPGKTNRNVVGMPLLPVYMAKAGGFFFLVFGVIAAIAAIASINPIWSMGPYRPDMVSTGAQPDWYMGFSEGLIRVMPGWEINFWGHTLVLGVFIPLVVFPLVLVAIAVYPFIESWVTGDKREHHILDRPRNVPTRTAFGAAWISWYFVLLVGGGNDIWATHFHLSINSITWFVRIAFFVVPVLVFIATKRICLGLQRRDKEKVLHGRESGIIKRLPHGEFIEVHEPLGQEALHTLTAHEQYQPAEIGPVVDENGVERKVNGAQRLRAKLSKGFYGEHSQIPKPTVEEYEEITSGHGHH, translated from the coding sequence ATGAGCACTACCACCACCTCCGACTCGCGCTCGCGCGAGAAGGCGCCCGCCGGTGAGCGGGTGGCCGACTGGGCCGACGGCCGCTTGGGGATCTACTCCCTGGCCAAGGCCAACATGCGCAAGATCTTCCCCGACCACTGGTCGTTCATGCTGGGTGAGATCTGCCTGTACAGCTTCCTCATCATCATCCTCACGGGTGTGTATCTGACGCTGTTCTTCCACCCGTCGATGAACGAGGTGGAGTACCACGGCAGCTACGTCCCGCTGCAGGGTCAGCTGATGTCCGAGGCGTTCAACTCGACCATGCACATCTCCTTCGAGGTGCGCGGTGGTCTGCTGATCCGGCAGATCCACCACTGGGCGGCGCTGATCTTCCTCGCCGGCATGTTCGTGCACATGATGCGCGTGTTCTTCACGGGTGCGTTCCGCAAGCCGCGTGAGGTCAACTGGCTGTTCGGCTTCCTGCTGTTCGTCCTGGGCATGTTCACCGGCTTCACCGGTTACTCGCTCCCGGACGACCTGCTCTCCGGCACCGGTGTCCGCTTCATGGAGGGCGCGGTCCTGTCCGTGCCGATCGTCGGCACGTACCTCTCGTTCTTCCTCTTCGGCGGTCAGTTCCCGGGCGGCGACTTCGTGGCCCGCTTCTACTCCGTGCACGTGCTGCTGCTGCCGGGCATCATGCTCGGCCTGGTCGTCGGCCACCTGATCCTGGTCTTCTACCACAAGCACACGCAGTTCGCGGGCCCCGGAAAGACGAACAGGAACGTCGTCGGCATGCCGCTGCTGCCGGTCTACATGGCCAAGGCCGGAGGCTTCTTCTTCCTGGTCTTCGGTGTCATCGCGGCCATCGCGGCGATCGCCTCGATCAACCCGATCTGGTCCATGGGCCCCTACCGTCCGGACATGGTGTCCACGGGCGCCCAGCCCGACTGGTACATGGGCTTCTCCGAGGGTCTGATCCGTGTCATGCCGGGCTGGGAGATCAACTTCTGGGGTCACACGCTCGTCCTGGGTGTGTTCATCCCGCTGGTGGTCTTCCCGCTGGTCCTGGTCGCGATCGCGGTCTACCCGTTCATCGAGTCCTGGGTCACCGGCGACAAGCGCGAGCACCACATCCTGGACCGCCCGCGCAACGTCCCGACCCGTACCGCCTTCGGCGCGGCCTGGATCAGCTGGTACTTCGTCCTGCTGGTCGGTGGCGGCAACGACATCTGGGCCACGCACTTCCACCTGTCGATCAACTCGATCACCTGGTTCGTCCGGATCGCGTTCTTCGTCGTGCCGGTGCTCGTCTTCATCGCCACCAAGCGGATCTGCCTCGGTCTCCAGCGCCGCGACAAGGAGAAGGTGCTGCACGGCCGCGAGTCGGGCATCATCAAGCGCCTGCCGCACGGTGAGTTCATCGAGGTGCACGAGCCGCTCGGCCAGGAGGCCCTGCACACGCTCACCGCGCACGAGCAGTACCAGCCCGCCGAGATCGGCCCGGTGGTCGACGAGAACGGTGTCGAGCGCAAGGTGAACGGCGCGCAGCGGCTGCGTGCCAAGCTCAGCAAGGGCTTCTACGGGGAGCACAGCCAGATCCCCAAGCCCACGGTCGAGGAGTACGAGGAGATCACGAGCGGCCACGGCCACCACTGA
- a CDS encoding PadR family transcriptional regulator, which yields MLELSILGFLAEEPLHGYELKERIKALSGHVRPVSDGALYPAITRLVTAGKVDQHTEPGTGAAPRRTLSLTEKGRADLLERLRHPKQAEITDHVRFNTLLAFLRHLPDPREQAAVLRRRQAFLETPASFFYSEGRPLRAEETGDPFREGMLRVARATGEAERAWLTEAITRLEG from the coding sequence ATGCTGGAGCTGTCGATCCTGGGCTTCCTCGCCGAAGAACCGCTGCACGGCTACGAACTGAAGGAGCGCATCAAGGCGCTCAGCGGCCATGTGCGCCCCGTCAGTGACGGCGCGCTGTACCCGGCCATCACGCGCCTGGTGACAGCCGGCAAGGTCGACCAGCACACGGAGCCGGGCACCGGCGCGGCCCCGCGCCGCACCCTCTCCCTCACCGAGAAGGGCCGCGCGGACCTGCTGGAGCGACTGCGCCACCCCAAGCAGGCCGAGATCACCGACCACGTGCGCTTCAACACGCTGCTGGCGTTCCTGCGCCATCTCCCGGACCCCCGGGAGCAGGCCGCGGTCCTGCGGCGCCGACAGGCGTTCCTGGAGACGCCCGCGAGCTTCTTCTACAGCGAGGGCAGGCCCCTGCGCGCGGAGGAGACCGGCGACCCGTTCCGCGAGGGGATGCTGCGGGTGGCCCGGGCGACGGGCGAGGCGGAAAGGGCGTGGCTGACGGAGGCGATCACCCGCCTGGAGGGCTGA
- a CDS encoding NYN domain-containing protein produces the protein MAETTGGEPDDGAAEVLDRPLPDGVRRRVVQIVSDGFGGLTIAELPVQLRQYARFAPNRRAKFAGNAMAAALETDPLFRQRIAEKLREAQPELVGALDSGAPPPAADPLDVAAAAYVLRPAGWVKLVTAAGEEALRADAERADEESRAELERLREELAEARAHTRTETERLRAELESAKKESESLHRKLRGALSDVKRGEAALRKLQGEMDTGRAEGQAQVSAAESESRRLKTRLSEAEAALEATRKAAREGRSVEDMRVRLLLDTVLDAAQGLRRELALPPVSVRPAETVDAVEPGRMTPKDIAARALSENDPAILDQLLALPQAHLVVDGYNVTKTGYPQMPLEKQRLRLLGQLSQLAAQTGAEVTCVFDGAELAAPVLLAPPRGVRVLFSKPGVTADELIRQLVRAEPPGRPVIVVSTDREVADGIAKAGARPVASVVLLKRLSRG, from the coding sequence ATGGCGGAGACCACAGGCGGGGAGCCGGACGACGGCGCCGCCGAGGTGCTCGACCGTCCGCTGCCCGACGGCGTGCGCCGCCGTGTCGTACAGATCGTCTCCGACGGGTTCGGCGGTCTGACCATCGCCGAACTGCCGGTTCAGCTACGGCAGTACGCGCGGTTCGCCCCGAACCGGCGGGCGAAGTTCGCGGGCAACGCGATGGCCGCCGCACTGGAGACCGACCCGCTCTTCCGGCAGCGTATCGCCGAGAAGCTCAGAGAGGCGCAGCCGGAGCTCGTCGGCGCCCTCGACTCGGGTGCGCCGCCCCCGGCCGCGGACCCGCTGGACGTGGCGGCCGCTGCCTACGTGCTGCGCCCCGCGGGCTGGGTGAAGCTGGTGACCGCCGCGGGCGAGGAGGCTCTGCGGGCGGACGCCGAGCGCGCCGACGAGGAGAGCCGCGCGGAGCTGGAGCGACTGCGTGAGGAGCTCGCCGAGGCGCGGGCGCACACCCGGACCGAGACCGAACGGCTGCGCGCCGAGCTGGAGTCCGCGAAGAAGGAGTCGGAGTCGCTGCACCGCAAGCTGCGCGGTGCCCTCAGCGACGTCAAGCGGGGCGAGGCCGCGCTGCGCAAGCTGCAGGGCGAGATGGACACCGGGCGGGCCGAGGGGCAGGCCCAGGTGTCCGCCGCGGAGAGCGAGAGCCGGCGGCTCAAGACACGGCTCTCCGAGGCCGAGGCGGCCCTGGAGGCCACCCGTAAGGCGGCCCGCGAGGGGCGCAGCGTCGAGGACATGCGCGTCCGGCTGCTGCTGGACACCGTGCTGGACGCGGCGCAGGGGCTGCGCCGCGAACTCGCGCTGCCACCGGTGTCCGTACGGCCCGCCGAGACCGTGGACGCGGTCGAACCGGGACGGATGACCCCCAAGGACATCGCCGCTCGCGCCCTGTCCGAGAACGATCCCGCGATCCTCGACCAGCTGCTCGCGCTGCCGCAGGCGCACCTGGTGGTCGACGGCTACAACGTCACCAAGACCGGCTATCCGCAGATGCCGCTGGAGAAGCAGCGGCTGCGGCTGCTGGGGCAGCTCTCCCAGCTCGCCGCGCAGACCGGCGCCGAGGTCACCTGTGTCTTCGACGGGGCGGAGCTGGCCGCGCCGGTGCTGCTCGCGCCACCGCGCGGGGTACGGGTGCTGTTCTCCAAACCCGGCGTCACCGCGGACGAGTTGATCCGCCAGCTGGTGCGCGCCGAGCCGCCGGGGCGGCCGGTCATCGTGGTCTCCACCGACCGTGAGGTGGCCGACGGGATCGCCAAGGCGGGCGCCCGGCCGGTCGCCTCCGTCGTACTCCTGAAGCGCCTTTCGCGGGGTTAG
- the trpD gene encoding anthranilate phosphoribosyltransferase, with translation MSAVTPAGGDIAAGRSWPAVLNGLLDGRDQSADDTAWAMDRIMSGEATDAQIAGFVVALRAKGETVEEITGLVRTMYEHAKVIEVPGETVDIVGTGGDGAKTVNISTMSSIVVAGTGTKVVKHGNRAASSASGASDVLGKLGVNLELTPKRVAEVAEEAGITFCFAVKFHPALRHVAAARGQLGIRTVFNFLGPLTNPARVRAQAVGVADARMAPIMAGVFAERGNSSLVFRGDDGLDELTTTATSKVWVVRDGKVTEERFDPRDVGLDLVPVEALRGADASYNAEVARRVLDGERGPVRDAVVLNAAAALVALSPTDASLVDQLRAAMVRTARAIDSGAARAALDRWVTATNA, from the coding sequence ATGAGTGCTGTGACCCCCGCTGGAGGCGACATCGCGGCGGGCCGTTCCTGGCCCGCGGTGCTGAACGGCCTGCTCGACGGCCGGGACCAGAGCGCGGACGACACGGCCTGGGCGATGGACCGGATCATGAGCGGCGAGGCGACGGACGCCCAGATCGCCGGCTTCGTGGTGGCGCTGCGGGCCAAGGGCGAGACGGTCGAGGAGATCACCGGCCTGGTCCGCACGATGTACGAGCACGCCAAGGTGATCGAGGTGCCGGGGGAGACCGTCGACATCGTCGGTACGGGCGGTGACGGCGCGAAGACGGTGAACATCTCCACGATGTCGTCGATCGTGGTGGCCGGTACCGGCACGAAGGTCGTCAAGCACGGCAACCGGGCCGCGTCCTCGGCGTCCGGTGCCTCGGACGTGCTGGGAAAGCTGGGCGTCAATCTGGAACTGACGCCGAAGCGGGTGGCCGAGGTGGCCGAGGAGGCCGGGATCACCTTCTGCTTCGCGGTGAAGTTCCATCCGGCGCTGCGTCATGTGGCTGCGGCGCGCGGACAGCTGGGGATCCGGACGGTCTTCAACTTCCTGGGTCCGCTGACCAACCCCGCGCGGGTGAGGGCGCAGGCGGTCGGTGTCGCCGACGCCCGGATGGCGCCGATCATGGCCGGCGTCTTCGCCGAGCGCGGCAACTCCTCGCTGGTCTTCCGAGGTGACGACGGGCTGGACGAGCTGACCACCACGGCGACGTCGAAGGTCTGGGTCGTGCGGGACGGCAAGGTGACCGAGGAGCGGTTCGATCCGCGGGACGTCGGGCTCGACCTCGTGCCCGTGGAGGCCCTGCGGGGTGCCGACGCCTCCTACAACGCGGAGGTCGCCCGCCGTGTCCTGGACGGCGAGAGGGGGCCCGTACGGGACGCCGTGGTCCTGAACGCGGCGGCGGCGCTGGTGGCGTTGTCCCCGACGGACGCGTCCCTGGTGGACCAGCTCCGTGCCGCGATGGTGAGGACGGCTCGGGCCATCGACTCCGGCGCGGCGCGCGCCGCGCTCGACCGCTGGGTGACGGCCACCAACGCGTGA
- a CDS encoding MATE family efflux transporter has protein sequence MNTHRKQLISLARPVYFSLLASVAAGIINTVWVSRLGGPAVAAVAVATTTENVLLGVALVFASGTTVLVAHARGAGDPGAVRAAVRGGGALCAVVTPVVAVGGYLLREPLARLVLGGGGHAPALAAGYFAISLPGIAVFFAQNLVDGILKGAGDTRTPMRLALLANGLILGLDPLLIHAYGVRGAAASTVLCRGAALALGLRALRGNTLLREAGAAAPSEATAAALRRTLRTGLPMSADFTVRQGGTLVLVAIVARLGVTAVAAYSVAYKVMYVATMAFYSVRQAASIHTAHIRGTGGDERGAIGRQAVTVSVTAGLVAAGLLSALAPWIMRAFGAGPEVAHQGALFLRCVGPYLLLMACFIALGGVFEGSGGAPLLLRVTLLGTAVQLPLAFGLSGLGLPGICLALALSMAVQCAAAGLLLARARRQEGLRGSLVRAA, from the coding sequence ATGAACACCCACCGGAAGCAGCTCATCTCGCTCGCCCGCCCCGTCTACTTCTCGTTGCTCGCCTCCGTGGCCGCCGGGATCATCAACACCGTCTGGGTGTCCCGCCTCGGCGGCCCCGCCGTGGCCGCGGTCGCCGTCGCGACCACCACCGAGAACGTGCTGCTCGGCGTCGCCCTGGTCTTCGCCTCCGGTACGACCGTCCTGGTCGCGCACGCCCGAGGGGCCGGGGATCCGGGCGCGGTCCGCGCCGCCGTACGCGGGGGAGGCGCCCTGTGCGCGGTGGTCACCCCGGTGGTCGCCGTCGGCGGATACCTGCTGCGTGAGCCGCTGGCCCGACTGGTGCTGGGCGGCGGCGGACACGCCCCGGCCCTGGCCGCCGGCTACTTCGCGATCTCCCTGCCGGGCATCGCCGTCTTCTTCGCGCAGAACCTCGTCGACGGAATCCTGAAGGGCGCCGGCGACACCCGCACCCCGATGCGCCTGGCCCTCCTCGCCAACGGGCTGATCCTCGGTCTCGACCCGCTGCTCATCCACGCGTACGGCGTGCGGGGCGCCGCCGCCTCCACCGTCCTGTGCCGCGGCGCGGCCCTCGCGCTGGGACTGCGTGCCCTGCGCGGGAACACGCTGCTGCGTGAGGCCGGGGCCGCCGCGCCCTCCGAGGCCACCGCTGCCGCGCTGCGCCGGACCCTGCGGACCGGGCTGCCGATGTCCGCCGACTTCACCGTGCGGCAGGGCGGGACGCTGGTCCTGGTCGCGATCGTGGCCCGGCTGGGGGTGACGGCCGTGGCCGCGTACTCCGTCGCGTACAAGGTCATGTACGTCGCGACCATGGCGTTCTACTCGGTGCGGCAGGCCGCCTCGATCCACACCGCGCACATCCGCGGCACCGGCGGGGACGAGCGGGGTGCCATCGGCCGGCAGGCCGTCACGGTCTCCGTGACGGCGGGCCTGGTGGCCGCGGGTCTGCTGTCGGCGCTCGCGCCCTGGATCATGCGGGCCTTCGGCGCCGGACCCGAGGTTGCCCACCAGGGCGCGCTGTTCCTGCGCTGCGTGGGGCCGTACCTGCTGCTGATGGCCTGCTTCATCGCGCTCGGCGGGGTCTTCGAGGGCAGCGGGGGAGCGCCGCTGCTGCTCCGGGTGACCCTGCTGGGCACGGCGGTCCAGCTGCCGCTCGCGTTCGGGCTGTCGGGGCTCGGGCTGCCCGGGATCTGTCTGGCGCTGGCGCTGTCCATGGCGGTCCAGTGCGCGGCCGCGGGGCTGCTGCTGGCCCGCGCCCGCCGTCAGGAGGGGCTCAGGGGCTCCCTGGTGCGGGCGGCCTGA